A single window of bacterium DNA harbors:
- the pth gene encoding aminoacyl-tRNA hydrolase yields MRLIVGLGNPGLDYAQTRHNVGFKVINSLAKLNKIELKGRKYKSRMGQNNEVILAKPMTYVNLSGEAVELLVRHFQINLADLVVIYDDINLPVGKIRIRKEGSAGGHNGMKSIIEKLGSQQFPRIRVGIGSPPPEIEFRHYVLSNWTPQEKEIIEEATKRVVQAIICIIEEGIDIAMNKFN; encoded by the coding sequence ATGAGACTTATTGTTGGATTAGGGAATCCGGGATTAGATTATGCCCAAACAAGGCATAATGTTGGATTTAAGGTCATCAATAGCCTGGCTAAATTGAATAAGATTGAACTTAAAGGAAGAAAATATAAATCAAGAATGGGACAGAATAACGAGGTCATCCTGGCTAAACCAATGACCTATGTTAATCTTAGCGGTGAGGCAGTTGAATTGTTAGTCCGTCATTTTCAAATTAACCTTGCAGATTTAGTGGTCATATACGATGATATAAACCTACCTGTGGGTAAAATCAGGATTCGCAAAGAAGGTAGTGCCGGCGGACATAATGGAATGAAATCCATCATTGAAAAATTAGGTAGTCAACAATTCCCTCGAATCCGTGTAGGTATCGGTTCACCACCTCCTGAAATCGAATTTCGCCACTATGTTCTTTCTAATTGGACACCACAAGAAAAAGAAATAATCGAAGAGGCAACAAAAAGAGTTGTTCAGGCTATAATCTGTATCA